AGTTCAGGTGGAAGCTCTTTAGAATGAAGGTTATCATAGTGGTATTCTTTAGCTAGTTTTCTATAATTTTTCTTAATACTTTCAAAATCATCATTTGGATGAGAATTTAAAATTTCATAGGCTTGTTCTAGGGTGATTTTTATTTCATCTTGGTGTTTTTCTTGTTTTTGCTGAGTGTTTTCATGTGTGAAATTATAAATTTGTTCATATCTTATTTTTATTTCCCTAAAGCTTATGAGGTTTAACCCAAGTCCTATGATGATATTTTCCATTAAGGTGTTTTCATTTGCACTCATTTGTTTATCATAGTATATTAGATCAAGCAATAAACATATAAGAAAATCCGCCTCTTCTTTGCTTATGCGTATGTTAGAGCAAAGCTCACTAATGCTTCTACCTTGATTTTTCTCATACTCAAAAATGCTTGCATAAGTATTTCTAAAGCCACTATACTCTTTAGTATAAAACATTTCTATCTTATCAAGCAAAGAAGATATAAATTTAGATAAATCTTGGGTAATGATTTTATTATCTACTTTGGCAACTTTTGCTAAAAAAGCAACCATGATAGCAGGATTTTTACTATAAATATAATCAAATTTTTGTCTTGCAACATGGTATAATTCTTTTCCGCAAAATATACAAAATTTAGCGTCTTTATCAGGATTAAATTCTGAGCAATGCTTGCAAATTCTATATTCTTGAGCTTTAAATTTTAAAGAAAACAAAATAAAACCTTATTTTTAATATAATAAAAAGTTATTTTACAAAGAACTCACTTAAAATGTGCTATTTTGCTTTTATATATAAAAATTAATCAAAGAATTTAAGCTTTAAATATTCTTAAATTAAGTATTAATTAAGCTAAAATAATTATAATCACATTTTTAAAAAAATTTTTGGCAAAGGTAAGATGATGACAAAGATAACAAAGCCAAACGAAGTAAAACGCGAATGGATCGTTTTAGACGCTGAAGGAAAGCGTTTTGGTCGTCTTTTAACAGAAGTAGCGACTATTTTAAGAGGTAAAAATAAACCTTGCTATACTCCAAATGTTGATTGTGGAGATTATGTAATCATTATCAATGCTTCTAAAGCAGTTTTCACAGGTGCAAATAAAGCAGAAGATAAATTATACCACAGACATTCAGGATATTTTGGAAGCGTAAAAAGTGAAAAATTTGGTGATTTATTAGAAAAAAATCCAGTTAAATTATATAAATTAGCAGTTCGTGGTATGCTACCTAAAACAAACCTAGGTAGAGCTATGCTAAAAAAATTAAAAATTTATGCAGGTAGCGAACATCCTCATACTGCTCAAATTGCTAATAAAGGAAAATAATCATGGCAACAACATACGCAACAGGTAAAAGAAAAACCGCTGTAGCTAAAGTTTGGGTAAAAGCTGGTAGTGGTAAAATCATCGTTAATGGTATGGATTTAAACACTTGGCTTGGCGGACATGAAGCTATAAAATTAAAAGTAGTTCAGCCTTTATTAGTAACTAAGCAAGAAACTTCTATGGATATTAAAGCAACAACTTTAGGTGGTGGATATAGCGCTCAAGCTGAAGCTTTAAGACATGGTATTTCAAGAGCTTTAGCTGCTATGGATGCAGATTTTAGAGCATTATTAAAACCAAAAGGACTTCTTACTAGAGATAGTAGAACTGTTGAACGTAAAAAATACGGTCGCAGAAAAGCAAGAAGAAGCCCACAATTCTCTAAACGTTAATCTTTTTTTGGATCCATTTTTTGGATCCATTTTTTCTTTCATTTTTTAAAAATCATATTTTTTCATATATTTTAGTTTTGTTTAAAATTATAGGATTTTTTATTTATAATAAACTTTTATAATTTCAAAGTCCGATCAGGGAAACCTCCTTTTTGTAGTAAATTTAAGCCCCTTACCCAAAAGGGGCTTATTTTATTTTAATCTTCATTTTTATATAATCAAAAAAATTTAATATATTTATTAATCAAAAAAAGGATGAATTATGAAAAAAATTATGGCTTTGGTAGGTTTAACTAGTGTTTTGTTTGCTTTCGATACTAATAAAATAGAAATCACTCCAACTTTCAACTACACAATTCCAGAAGGAAATTTAGATCTTAAAAATTATGGTGGAGTGGGTTTAAGATTTGGTTATCATTATAATGATTTATGGATAGATCAAGCCGAGCTTGGCTTAGAGTATTATGATAACGCAAAATATAATAATCCAAACGATAATACACATACAGATACTAGTGTTTCAAGATTTTATGTAAATGCTA
This genomic stretch from Campylobacter lari subsp. concheus harbors:
- the rplM gene encoding 50S ribosomal protein L13; protein product: MTKITKPNEVKREWIVLDAEGKRFGRLLTEVATILRGKNKPCYTPNVDCGDYVIIINASKAVFTGANKAEDKLYHRHSGYFGSVKSEKFGDLLEKNPVKLYKLAVRGMLPKTNLGRAMLKKLKIYAGSEHPHTAQIANKGK
- the rpsI gene encoding 30S ribosomal protein S9 → MATTYATGKRKTAVAKVWVKAGSGKIIVNGMDLNTWLGGHEAIKLKVVQPLLVTKQETSMDIKATTLGGGYSAQAEALRHGISRALAAMDADFRALLKPKGLLTRDSRTVERKKYGRRKARRSPQFSKR
- a CDS encoding DnaJ domain-containing protein, with amino-acid sequence MFSLKFKAQEYRICKHCSEFNPDKDAKFCIFCGKELYHVARQKFDYIYSKNPAIMVAFLAKVAKVDNKIITQDLSKFISSLLDKIEMFYTKEYSGFRNTYASIFEYEKNQGRSISELCSNIRISKEEADFLICLLLDLIYYDKQMSANENTLMENIIIGLGLNLISFREIKIRYEQIYNFTHENTQQKQEKHQDEIKITLEQAYEILNSHPNDDFESIKKNYRKLAKEYHYDNLHSKELPPELLKIAQEMMKKINLAYEIIKQARGE